The Halalkalicoccus subterraneus genome has a segment encoding these proteins:
- a CDS encoding DUF6517 family protein: protein MAQTRRRLCSLAALALVGSSGCLGGFGEDPDRFVAPETAVSNAALGETGYELDGTEVIEETRTVEAAGQSRDVEAVNRLSEYHRAIDIAPLGEARAAVFATLCTPAASMFGRTFNPIAEMDNRELANRAQSQYEELSIGEEVDRRTVRMFDEEVTLSKFEGEATFSSTGIDVFVHTALAEGEEAFVVVFGVYPRLLPDEEEAIVTLSEGVRIEGEG from the coding sequence ATGGCGCAAACCCGTCGGAGGCTGTGTTCGCTCGCCGCGCTCGCGCTCGTCGGCAGCAGCGGCTGTCTCGGCGGGTTCGGTGAGGATCCCGATCGGTTCGTCGCCCCCGAGACCGCCGTTTCGAACGCCGCACTCGGGGAGACGGGCTACGAACTCGACGGGACCGAGGTGATCGAGGAGACGCGCACCGTCGAGGCCGCAGGCCAGAGCCGCGACGTCGAGGCCGTCAACCGCCTCTCGGAGTACCACAGGGCGATCGACATAGCACCGCTCGGCGAGGCTCGCGCGGCCGTCTTCGCGACACTGTGTACGCCGGCGGCCTCGATGTTCGGCCGGACGTTCAACCCGATCGCGGAGATGGACAACCGCGAGCTCGCGAACCGCGCCCAATCGCAGTACGAGGAGCTCTCGATCGGCGAGGAGGTCGACCGCCGGACCGTCCGGATGTTCGACGAGGAGGTCACCCTCTCGAAATTCGAGGGCGAGGCGACGTTCTCGAGTACCGGGATCGACGTGTTCGTCCATACTGCCCTCGCGGAGGGCGAGGAGGCGTTCGTCGTCGTCTTCGGCGTCTACCCGCGTCTCCTCCCGGACGAAGAAGAGGCGATCGTAACGCTCTCAGAGGGCGTCCGGATCGAGGGGGAGGGCTGA